In the Candidatus Woesearchaeota archaeon genome, one interval contains:
- a CDS encoding class I SAM-dependent DNA methyltransferase codes for MADKLDFDKDLWKVADKLRGKIEASEYKHIVFGMIFLKYVSDSYEHRVEELKDKYKDDQELDLILEDKDYYDGSFYLPKKATWKYLSSKTEDPTLPTLLDDAMIMIEENNKTLNGITPKVYVRSGLNYETLGQIIHLFSKLELYDNGNGEKKEKDIFGRVYEYFLMKFALTEGRRGGEFFTPQSIVKLLVEILEPYKGLIYDPACGSGGMFVQSLKFIEKHHGKKEDISIHGQEAVRTTFNICKMNLAIRHLEGHIELEDTLNEDQFPNKQFDYIIANPPFNLREWKKANTDNDSRWQFGTVNSRNIDNVNANYYWIQHMYSHLKSSGRAGFVLSNGSLSDGGQEREVRKKLVLADAVDVIVALPTQLFFTTQIPASLWFLVKNKEYRESKTLFIDARKLGSNISRNQVEFSGDDMKKITDKVRAFRGEEGVYEDEKGFCKVGDFNEIEKKGFNLNPGRYVGVAPEDEISKEDFEKELNALILDLKNELKKSEDIDKRLKNNLGELGYEI; via the coding sequence AGGCTTCAGAGTATAAACATATTGTATTTGGAATGATTTTCTTAAAATATGTTTCTGATTCTTATGAACATAGAGTTGAAGAATTAAAAGATAAATACAAAGATGATCAAGAACTTGATTTGATTTTAGAAGACAAGGATTATTATGATGGAAGTTTTTATCTTCCTAAAAAAGCTACTTGGAAATATCTTTCATCTAAGACTGAAGACCCAACCCTTCCAACTCTTTTAGATGATGCTATGATTATGATTGAAGAGAATAATAAAACCTTGAATGGAATTACTCCTAAAGTTTATGTGAGAAGTGGTTTAAATTATGAAACATTAGGACAAATTATTCATTTATTTTCAAAGTTAGAATTATATGATAATGGGAATGGAGAGAAAAAAGAGAAAGATATTTTTGGAAGAGTTTATGAATATTTCTTAATGAAATTTGCTCTAACTGAAGGAAGAAGAGGTGGAGAATTCTTTACTCCTCAAAGTATAGTTAAGCTTTTAGTTGAGATTCTTGAACCATACAAAGGACTTATTTATGATCCTGCATGTGGTTCAGGGGGAATGTTTGTTCAAAGTCTTAAATTTATTGAAAAACATCATGGTAAAAAAGAAGATATTTCTATTCATGGACAGGAAGCCGTTAGAACAACTTTTAATATTTGTAAGATGAATCTTGCAATTAGACATTTGGAAGGGCATATTGAATTAGAAGATACACTAAATGAAGATCAATTTCCTAATAAACAATTTGATTATATTATTGCAAATCCACCTTTTAATTTGAGGGAATGGAAAAAAGCAAATACTGACAATGATTCTAGGTGGCAATTTGGAACTGTGAATTCAAGGAATATTGATAATGTTAATGCAAACTATTATTGGATTCAACACATGTATTCTCATCTGAAATCGAGTGGAAGAGCAGGATTTGTTTTATCAAATGGTTCATTAAGTGATGGTGGGCAAGAGAGAGAAGTTAGAAAAAAATTAGTTTTAGCTGATGCAGTAGATGTTATTGTTGCATTACCTACTCAATTATTTTTTACAACTCAAATCCCTGCTTCTTTATGGTTTTTAGTTAAAAATAAAGAGTATAGAGAAAGTAAAACTTTATTTATAGATGCACGAAAGTTAGGTTCAAATATTTCAAGAAATCAAGTTGAGTTTTCTGGTGATGACATGAAAAAAATTACCGATAAAGTTAGAGCATTTAGGGGAGAAGAAGGAGTTTATGAGGATGAAAAAGGATTTTGTAAAGTTGGTGACTTTAATGAAATTGAAAAGAAAGGTTTTAATTTGAATCCTGGAAGATATGTTGGAGTTGCACCTGAAGATGAAATATCTAAAGAAGATTTTGAAAAAGAATTAAATGCTTTAATTTTGGATTTAAAAAACGAATTGAAAAAATCTGAAGATATTGATAAAAGGTTAAAAAATAATTTGGGTGAGCTAGGATATGAAATTTAG
- a CDS encoding restriction endonuclease subunit S translates to MKFRSEEEFFEHDDFGLIPNDWKVDKLFNLALNCDSKRVPLSSAIRKKKQGNFRYYGASGVIDYIDEFIFEGSYLLISEDGENLRSRKAPIAFLASGQFWVNNHAHVLNHENFKRLLYLKYWFANNNISSYLSGSAQPKLSQENLNSILLLIPEKNEEEEKIVDILSSIDDKIENLDTQNKLLENLGIKLFEKYFIRFEDFKGELIWNDELEKDVPKNWKVVQLSKFIKFQKGKKPSEVFEKYSESLVKQILIETLDGNTSFYVKLKGLVISDKYDLIMVMDGASSGRLEIGFEGAIGSTLAKIEINGISNFYIYYFILSFVDEIKNNTTGSAIPHTDKSFILSRYMVEPEKELIDLFDKKVKEVLDKIFENKKQIETLTKLRDKLLPMLISGRIKL, encoded by the coding sequence ATGAAATTTAGATCTGAAGAAGAATTTTTTGAACATGATGATTTTGGATTAATTCCGAATGATTGGAAAGTTGATAAATTATTTAATTTAGCTTTAAATTGTGATTCAAAAAGAGTGCCTTTATCTTCAGCAATTAGAAAAAAAAAGCAAGGCAATTTTAGATATTATGGAGCTTCAGGAGTGATTGATTATATAGATGAATTTATTTTTGAGGGGAGTTATTTATTAATTTCTGAAGATGGAGAAAATTTAAGATCAAGAAAAGCTCCTATTGCTTTTTTAGCATCAGGTCAATTTTGGGTTAATAATCATGCTCATGTTCTAAATCATGAAAATTTTAAAAGACTATTATATTTAAAATATTGGTTTGCTAATAATAATATTTCTAGTTATTTATCAGGTTCAGCTCAACCTAAATTATCTCAAGAAAATTTAAATTCTATATTACTTTTAATACCTGAAAAAAATGAGGAAGAAGAAAAAATAGTAGATATTCTTTCAAGTATTGATGATAAAATTGAAAATTTAGATACTCAAAACAAATTACTTGAAAATTTAGGAATAAAATTATTTGAAAAATATTTTATTAGATTTGAAGATTTTAAAGGTGAATTGATTTGGAATGATGAATTAGAAAAAGATGTTCCTAAAAATTGGAAAGTTGTTCAATTAAGTAAATTTATTAAATTTCAAAAAGGTAAGAAACCTTCTGAAGTTTTCGAGAAATATTCTGAAAGTTTAGTAAAGCAAATTTTAATAGAAACATTAGATGGAAATACTTCATTTTATGTTAAGCTTAAAGGTTTAGTGATTTCTGACAAATATGATTTAATTATGGTTATGGATGGAGCAAGTTCAGGTAGATTGGAGATTGGTTTTGAAGGTGCAATTGGTTCAACTCTTGCAAAAATTGAAATTAATGGCATTAGTAATTTCTATATATATTATTTTATACTTTCTTTTGTAGATGAAATTAAAAATAATACAACAGGTTCTGCTATTCCACATACAGATAAAAGTTTTATTTTATCCAGATATATGGTAGAACCTGAAAAAGAGTTAATTGATTTATTTGATAAAAAAGTAAAAGAAGTTTTAGATAAAATTTTTGAAAATAAAAAACAAATTGAAACTTTAACTAAACTTAGGGATAAATTATTACCAATGTTAATTTCAGGGAGAATTAAACTATAA
- a CDS encoding DUF2326 domain-containing protein — MKLSRIYSNKEEIFNSIQFNDGFNVVFAEIKHPKDKTKDSHNLGKSLLIELIDFMLLKKTLTSHFLKKHYDLFREFEFFLEIKLNNGKYLTIKRSVERSSKISFKLHDDKYQNFSNLNDSEWSINNEPFLKAIEKLDLYLGFDVCSEWSFRKGIGYFLRTQKDYQDVFQISKFQSGEHKEWKPYLGRLLGFNDKLISEKYELEKDKEKLENFKKGIEEKLYNKREDYDKLQSLIKFKESEIKEISSKIDKFDFHEREVSINTNLVEKVEKEISEFNNQLYNIKYDIEKINDSLDRKINFDLERIKKTFEEVEISFNEKIIKEYEDLLEFNKQILTQRQKDLKKRLNELNLEKESVLTKLKNLNMIREKNLETLRKKDSFDKFKEYQKELSKTEGEIQGFKNQLENLNKVIAIENEIEQKEKELETVEKQIERCINQGTEIAERVKERFTKIIKSVLFKQALLHLRINGEGNVEFVADFYKISGEKIEPTSESEGFTHKKLLCAAFDLAILIEYSNNSYFRFVYHDGILEAVDPRKKIIYLDLVKEYCKTYNIQYILTAIDSDLPRDENDNLIYFNESEIICKLSDEGNNGRLFKMDLF; from the coding sequence ATGAAATTAAGTAGAATATATTCAAACAAAGAAGAAATTTTTAATTCAATTCAGTTTAATGATGGCTTTAATGTCGTTTTTGCTGAAATTAAACACCCAAAAGATAAAACAAAAGATTCACATAATTTGGGTAAATCTTTATTGATAGAATTAATTGATTTCATGTTATTAAAAAAAACATTGACCTCGCATTTTTTGAAAAAGCATTATGATTTATTTAGAGAGTTTGAATTTTTTTTAGAAATTAAATTAAACAATGGTAAGTATTTAACAATTAAAAGAAGCGTTGAAAGAAGTTCAAAAATAAGTTTTAAATTACATGATGATAAATATCAAAATTTTAGTAATTTAAACGATAGTGAATGGAGTATTAATAATGAACCTTTTTTAAAAGCTATTGAAAAATTAGATTTATATCTAGGATTTGATGTTTGCTCTGAATGGTCTTTTAGAAAAGGTATTGGTTATTTTTTGAGAACTCAAAAAGATTATCAAGATGTTTTTCAAATTTCAAAATTCCAATCAGGAGAACATAAAGAGTGGAAACCATATTTGGGTAGATTATTAGGTTTTAATGATAAATTAATTAGTGAGAAATATGAACTTGAAAAAGATAAAGAAAAACTTGAAAATTTTAAAAAAGGTATTGAAGAAAAATTATATAATAAGCGAGAAGATTATGATAAATTGCAAAGTTTAATTAAATTTAAAGAATCGGAGATAAAAGAAATTTCCTCAAAAATTGATAAATTTGATTTTCATGAAAGAGAAGTAAGTATTAATACTAACTTGGTCGAAAAAGTCGAAAAAGAAATATCTGAATTTAACAACCAATTATATAATATTAAATATGATATTGAAAAAATAAACGATTCTTTAGATAGAAAAATTAATTTTGATCTTGAGAGAATTAAAAAAACATTTGAAGAGGTTGAAATATCATTTAATGAAAAGATTATAAAAGAATATGAGGATTTATTAGAGTTTAATAAACAAATATTAACTCAAAGACAGAAAGATTTGAAAAAAAGATTAAATGAATTAAATCTTGAGAAAGAGAGTGTTTTAACAAAGTTAAAAAATCTAAACATGATTAGGGAAAAAAATCTTGAAACTTTAAGGAAAAAAGATAGTTTTGATAAATTTAAAGAATATCAAAAGGAACTATCAAAGACAGAAGGTGAGATTCAAGGTTTTAAAAATCAACTAGAAAATTTAAATAAAGTTATAGCAATAGAAAATGAAATTGAACAAAAAGAAAAGGAATTAGAAACAGTTGAAAAGCAAATAGAACGGTGTATTAATCAAGGTACAGAAATTGCTGAAAGAGTAAAAGAAAGATTTACAAAAATTATTAAAAGTGTTTTATTTAAACAAGCTTTATTACATTTAAGAATTAATGGTGAAGGTAATGTTGAATTTGTTGCTGATTTTTACAAAATTTCTGGTGAGAAAATAGAACCAACAAGTGAATCTGAAGGTTTTACACATAAGAAATTACTTTGTGCTGCATTTGATTTAGCAATTTTAATAGAATATTCAAATAATTCATATTTTAGATTTGTATATCATGATGGTATATTAGAAGCAGTTGATCCTAGGAAAAAAATAATTTATTTAGACTTAGTTAAGGAATATTGTAAAACATATAACATCCAGTATATCTTAACCGCTATTGATTCTGATTTACCTAGAGATGAAAATGATAATTTAATCTATTTTAATGAGTCAGAAATTATTTGTAAATTATCCGATGAAGGAAATAACGGAAGATTGTTTAAAATGGATTTATTTTAA